One window of Trifolium pratense cultivar HEN17-A07 linkage group LG5, ARS_RC_1.1, whole genome shotgun sequence genomic DNA carries:
- the LOC123886084 gene encoding RING-H2 finger protein ATL52-like yields MVDVLSPFTIPSPPPPPSSLSNKNNSIPMLYYGLVVMGIAAIVLAIYNIIIIKRCNRNHNQLSQPTRTNIEGGANSNNNMRFENQQRNLLSSFKYKKEVIAKEEEQKGYYDYECSVCLMVYEEGEDVRKLPKCKHCFHALCIDMWLFSHFDCPICRTPVGPFCHDFQEENSRDGLIESGGSINV; encoded by the coding sequence ATGGTTGATGTTCTAAGCCCTTTCACAATCCCatctcctccaccaccaccatcttctttatcaaacaaaaacaatagcATACCTATGTTATACTATGGTCTAGTAGTGATGGGAATTGCAGCTATAGTCCTAGCAATTTACAACATCATCATAATAAAACGTTGCAATAGAAACCACAATCAATTATCACAACCTACAAGAACAAATATTGAAGGAGGTgcaaatagtaataataatatgaggTTTGAAAACCAACAAAGGAACTTGCTTTCAAGCTTCAAGTACAAGAAGGAAGTGATAgcaaaagaagaagaacaaaagggttattatgattatgaatgTTCTGTTTGCTTAATGGTTTATGAAGAAGGTGAAGATGTTAGGAAATTACCTAAGTGTAAACATTGTTTTCATGCTCTTTGTATAGATATGTGGCTTTTTTCTCACTTTGATTGTCCAATTTGTAGAACACCTGTTGGGCCATTTTGTCATGattttcaagaagaaaattctAGGGATGGGTTGATTGAATCTGGTGGGAGCATcaatgtttga